The following coding sequences are from one Pseudonocardia sp. EC080619-01 window:
- a CDS encoding GAF and ANTAR domain-containing protein — protein MNTTGDDHVVASLSRAAQALLRRDDPEDLDRVFAGIVGAAVDTVPGADGGGGTVADRSRITSRHPTGTDVHVLDDLQAQFGEGPCIDAAARGADGATIYAPDLGGVKAQQEWPVFGPAAVEKGFRSLLSTPLVIQPGQRSALNLYAYAPDAFDESATTLARLFALQAAVLLHGEDKAAHLRVALESRDVIGQAKGILQERFDVDDTDAFQMMVRSSQDTNMKLADIAEWLVRNRRRTRPGSDPGT, from the coding sequence ATGAACACAACCGGCGACGACCACGTCGTCGCGTCGCTGAGCCGGGCGGCGCAGGCGCTGCTCCGGCGGGACGACCCCGAGGACCTCGACAGGGTGTTCGCCGGCATCGTCGGTGCGGCCGTCGACACGGTTCCGGGAGCCGACGGCGGCGGGGGGACCGTGGCCGACCGGTCGCGGATCACCTCACGTCATCCGACCGGGACCGACGTGCACGTTCTCGACGACCTGCAGGCGCAGTTCGGAGAGGGCCCGTGTATCGACGCCGCGGCCCGGGGGGCCGACGGTGCCACGATCTACGCCCCGGACCTCGGAGGGGTCAAGGCGCAGCAGGAGTGGCCGGTCTTCGGGCCTGCCGCGGTCGAGAAGGGCTTCCGTTCTTTACTGTCCACACCCCTGGTGATCCAGCCCGGGCAGCGGTCCGCCCTGAATCTGTACGCCTACGCGCCGGACGCCTTCGACGAGTCCGCGACGACCCTGGCCCGGCTGTTCGCCCTCCAGGCCGCGGTCCTTCTCCACGGGGAGGACAAGGCTGCGCACCTGCGCGTCGCTCTCGAGAGCCGTGACGTCATCGGTCAGGCCAAAGGGATCCTGCAGGAACGCTTCGACGTCGACGACACCGACGCCTTCCAGATGATGGTCCGCTCGTCACAGGACACCAACATGAAGCTCGCCGACATCGCCGAGTGGCTCGTCCGCAATCGGCGACGCACCCGGCCGGGATCTGACCCGGGCACCTGA
- a CDS encoding glucose-1-phosphate cytidylyltransferase yields the protein MHPDTPVVILCGGQGTRIREASESLPKAMVEIGGRPIVWHIMKLYRQAGFRRFVLCLGYKSWAIKEYFLDYRARLADFTLNMGEKHQIDFHNGVDEDWEITFAETGLETATGARVRAIRDYVDTDNFLLTYGDGVSDIDLVRLTKEHEESGKVGTVTGVHPTSKFGEMNVEGDEVVEFNEKPTQVSGFVSGGFFAFKREFLDDYLDDDPQLWLEHTPLQKLARDGQLNVHRHDGFWSAMDTYKDFQHLNGLWSRNEAPWKVW from the coding sequence ATGCACCCCGACACCCCAGTCGTCATCCTCTGCGGAGGCCAGGGCACCCGCATTCGCGAGGCCAGCGAGTCCCTCCCCAAGGCCATGGTGGAGATCGGCGGACGCCCGATCGTCTGGCACATCATGAAGCTCTACCGCCAGGCCGGCTTCCGCCGCTTCGTCCTCTGCCTCGGCTACAAGTCCTGGGCCATCAAGGAGTACTTCCTCGACTACCGGGCGCGGCTGGCGGACTTCACGCTCAACATGGGTGAGAAGCACCAGATCGACTTCCACAACGGGGTCGACGAGGACTGGGAGATCACCTTCGCGGAGACCGGCCTGGAGACGGCGACCGGCGCCCGCGTCCGCGCGATCCGCGACTACGTCGACACCGACAACTTCCTGCTGACCTACGGCGACGGCGTCTCCGACATCGACCTCGTCCGGCTCACCAAGGAGCACGAGGAGTCCGGGAAGGTCGGCACCGTCACCGGCGTCCACCCCACCTCGAAGTTCGGCGAGATGAACGTCGAGGGCGACGAGGTCGTCGAGTTCAACGAGAAGCCCACCCAGGTCTCGGGCTTCGTCTCCGGCGGGTTCTTCGCCTTCAAGCGCGAGTTCCTCGACGACTACCTCGACGACGACCCGCAGCTGTGGCTGGAGCACACCCCGCTGCAGAAGCTCGCCCGCGACGGCCAGCTGAACGTCCACCGCCACGACGGCTTCTGGTCGGCCATGGACACTTACAAGGACTTCCAGCACCTCAACGGGCTCTGGTCCCGCAACGAGGCCCCCTGGAAGGTCTGGTGA
- a CDS encoding HNH endonuclease: MPHRQPVPHGAESVVAPDLRAVDPLPDDGIPEDHLPAPGIEPLTTAPVPTGSRVLLLNASFEPLAVVTSKRAICLLLSGKAECLQEALEGTSFHSESLTLPAPSVLRLSRYVRVPYRRAVPMTRAGVLRRDSRRCAYCTKRADTIDHVIPRSRGGAHSWENCVAACKACNSRKADRLVEEIGWTLRTKPGPPKRNGAGVLVLAVEPLPAWEPWLSAA, translated from the coding sequence GTGCCGCACCGACAACCCGTCCCCCATGGTGCCGAGTCCGTCGTCGCCCCCGATCTGCGAGCGGTCGATCCGCTCCCCGACGACGGCATCCCCGAAGATCACCTCCCGGCACCGGGGATCGAGCCGCTGACCACGGCTCCGGTCCCGACGGGGTCCCGGGTCCTGCTCCTCAACGCCAGTTTCGAACCGCTGGCCGTCGTCACGTCGAAACGTGCGATCTGCCTGCTGCTCTCCGGCAAGGCCGAGTGTCTCCAGGAGGCGCTGGAGGGCACCTCGTTCCACTCGGAGAGCCTCACCCTCCCCGCTCCCTCGGTGCTGCGCCTGTCCCGCTACGTCCGCGTCCCCTACCGGCGCGCGGTCCCGATGACCCGGGCCGGGGTGCTGCGGCGCGACAGCCGTCGCTGCGCCTACTGCACGAAGCGTGCCGACACCATCGACCACGTGATCCCGCGCAGCCGCGGTGGCGCGCACAGCTGGGAGAACTGCGTCGCCGCCTGCAAGGCGTGCAACTCGCGCAAGGCGGACCGGCTCGTGGAGGAGATCGGCTGGACGCTGCGGACGAAGCCCGGCCCGCCGAAGCGGAACGGGGCCGGCGTGCTCGTGCTGGCGGTCGAGCCGCTGCCGGCGTGGGAGCCGTGGTTGTCGGCGGCCTGA
- a CDS encoding DUF1972 domain-containing protein: MHISMIGTRGVPARYGGFETAVEEIGRRLADRGHQVTVYCRGRDDASTHHLGMRRVVLPSLRGRSVETLSHTFLSVLHAVRRRHQPDVALVFNAANAPLIIFLKILRIPVAVHVDGLEWRRAKWGRAGRTYYLLCERFAARMADALIADARGIEDYYRHKYGVGSDFIAYGAPEVEPDRPELLDPLGLEAGRYHLVVARMEPENHVDVIVDGYTRSGAVLPLVVVGSVPYETEYNRRVADLAAADERVQLVGAVWDQDLLDQLYANCASYLHGHSVGGTNPSLLRAMGAGAYVVAWDVDFNREIVRDDGSYFGDATAVAERVEDVEAAPDRVEEQGRAGKKHVLATYAWEAVTEDYEALARRLDARGRDGAAGR; encoded by the coding sequence GTGCACATCAGCATGATCGGTACGCGAGGAGTTCCCGCACGCTATGGCGGATTCGAGACCGCCGTGGAGGAGATCGGGCGCCGGCTAGCGGACAGAGGACACCAGGTCACCGTCTACTGCCGTGGCCGGGACGATGCGTCCACCCACCATCTCGGCATGCGGCGGGTCGTGCTTCCGAGCTTGCGGGGCCGCTCAGTCGAAACGCTCTCACACACGTTCCTGTCGGTCTTGCATGCTGTCCGACGTCGGCATCAGCCGGACGTCGCTCTCGTGTTCAACGCGGCCAACGCTCCACTGATCATCTTCCTGAAGATCCTTCGGATACCGGTGGCAGTGCATGTGGACGGGCTCGAGTGGCGCAGGGCGAAATGGGGTCGTGCTGGTCGCACCTACTACCTGCTGTGCGAGCGGTTCGCTGCCCGAATGGCCGATGCATTGATCGCCGATGCTCGCGGTATCGAGGACTACTACCGTCACAAGTACGGGGTGGGCAGCGACTTCATCGCCTACGGCGCTCCCGAGGTCGAACCGGACAGACCCGAGTTGCTGGATCCGCTTGGCCTCGAAGCCGGCCGCTATCACCTGGTCGTCGCGCGCATGGAGCCGGAGAACCACGTCGACGTGATCGTGGACGGCTACACGCGTAGCGGCGCTGTGCTGCCGCTGGTCGTTGTCGGGTCCGTGCCGTACGAGACCGAGTACAACCGCCGTGTAGCCGATCTCGCCGCCGCCGACGAACGGGTTCAGCTGGTCGGGGCGGTGTGGGATCAGGATCTGCTGGACCAGCTCTATGCAAACTGCGCCAGTTATCTACACGGGCACTCGGTCGGCGGCACCAACCCGTCGCTGCTGCGCGCGATGGGCGCCGGTGCTTACGTCGTCGCCTGGGACGTCGACTTCAATCGCGAGATCGTCCGGGACGACGGTTCGTACTTCGGTGATGCCACTGCGGTGGCCGAACGGGTCGAGGACGTCGAGGCCGCGCCGGACAGGGTCGAGGAGCAAGGACGGGCCGGCAAGAAGCACGTCCTGGCGACCTACGCCTGGGAGGCGGTGACCGAGGACTACGAGGCCCTCGCCCGGCGCCTGGACGCTCGGGGCCGCGACGGCGCGGCCGGACGGTGA
- a CDS encoding LCP family protein, protein MRNVVTPPPVKPRRTGRRLLVTFGALVLVLLLVVGGGLVYLVSSVGNDVPRIPGAFQGLDAGDRPATFGGTTFLLVGTDSRSDVPTTGSGAEEGVDAGSERSDVIMLGTFAPDGQSASVVSIPRDSWVDIPGRGMNKINAAYAFGGPSLLIGTVEQLTGVRVDHFGVVDFAGFTSLVDSVGGIDVTVARATSNAGVDFVQGENHLDGAQALAYVRQRYDLPNGDIDRAARQQNAMKALLEQVQRKATTDPAALYTFATSVGDAVSIDDSLSNTGLVQLAVENRNLRGSDVSFLTAPVAGLGREGAQSVVYLDDQRGPQLWDAIRNGSVEQYADANPSETLSGTPS, encoded by the coding sequence ATGCGCAACGTGGTCACCCCACCCCCCGTGAAGCCCCGCCGTACCGGGCGCCGGCTGCTGGTCACCTTCGGAGCCCTCGTGCTCGTGCTGCTGCTCGTGGTGGGCGGCGGGCTCGTGTACCTGGTGTCGAGCGTCGGCAACGACGTCCCGCGCATCCCGGGCGCCTTCCAGGGCCTCGACGCCGGCGACCGTCCGGCGACCTTCGGCGGCACGACGTTCCTGCTCGTCGGCACCGACTCCCGTTCGGACGTCCCGACGACCGGCAGCGGCGCCGAGGAGGGCGTCGACGCCGGGTCCGAGCGCAGTGACGTCATCATGCTCGGCACCTTCGCGCCGGACGGGCAGAGCGCCTCGGTCGTCTCGATCCCGCGCGACTCCTGGGTGGACATCCCCGGCCGCGGCATGAACAAGATCAACGCCGCCTACGCGTTCGGCGGGCCGTCGCTGCTGATCGGGACGGTCGAGCAGCTGACGGGCGTGCGCGTCGACCACTTCGGGGTCGTCGACTTCGCCGGGTTCACCTCGCTCGTCGACTCCGTCGGCGGGATCGACGTGACGGTCGCGCGGGCCACGAGCAACGCCGGCGTCGACTTCGTCCAGGGCGAGAACCACCTCGACGGTGCGCAGGCCCTGGCCTACGTCCGGCAGCGCTACGACCTGCCCAACGGCGACATCGACCGCGCCGCGCGCCAGCAGAACGCGATGAAGGCGCTGCTGGAGCAGGTGCAGCGCAAGGCGACGACCGACCCGGCCGCGCTGTACACGTTCGCGACGAGCGTGGGTGACGCGGTGAGCATCGACGACTCGCTGTCCAACACCGGCCTGGTGCAGCTGGCGGTGGAGAACCGCAATCTGCGCGGCTCCGACGTCAGCTTCCTGACGGCGCCGGTCGCCGGCCTGGGCCGGGAGGGCGCGCAGTCGGTGGTGTACCTCGACGACCAGCGCGGCCCGCAGCTGTGGGACGCGATCCGGAACGGGTCGGTCGAGCAGTACGCCGACGCGAACCCGTCCGAGACGCTCAGCGGCACCCCGTCCTGA
- a CDS encoding glucose-1-phosphate cytidylyltransferase produces the protein MHPDTPVVILCGGQGTRIREASESLPKAMVEVGGRPIVWHIMKLYRQAGFRRFVLCLGYKSWAVKEYFLDYRARQVDFTLAMSDRHRIDFHGGVDEDWEITFAETGLEAATGARVRKIAPYVDTDHFFLTYGDGVSDIDIAALAAEHEASGKLGTITGVHPTSKFGEMNVEGDEVVEFNEKPTQVSGFVSGGFFAFRREFLAEYLDSESDDLWLEHEPLQKLARDGQLNVHRHDGFWCAMDTYKDFQYLNGLWSGGDAPWKTW, from the coding sequence TTGCACCCCGACACCCCCGTCGTCATCCTCTGCGGAGGCCAGGGCACCCGCATCCGCGAGGCCAGCGAGTCCCTCCCGAAGGCCATGGTGGAGGTGGGCGGCCGCCCGATCGTCTGGCACATCATGAAGCTCTACCGCCAGGCCGGCTTCCGCCGCTTCGTCCTCTGCCTCGGCTACAAGAGCTGGGCGGTCAAGGAGTACTTCCTCGACTACCGGGCCCGTCAGGTCGACTTCACCCTGGCCATGTCCGACCGCCACCGCATCGACTTCCATGGCGGCGTCGACGAGGACTGGGAGATCACCTTCGCCGAGACCGGCCTGGAGGCCGCGACCGGCGCCCGCGTCCGGAAGATCGCCCCGTACGTCGACACCGACCACTTCTTCCTGACCTACGGCGACGGCGTCTCCGACATCGACATCGCCGCGCTGGCCGCGGAGCACGAGGCGTCCGGGAAGCTCGGGACGATCACCGGCGTCCACCCGACGTCGAAGTTCGGCGAGATGAACGTCGAGGGCGACGAGGTCGTCGAGTTCAACGAGAAGCCGACCCAGGTCTCCGGCTTCGTCTCCGGCGGGTTCTTCGCGTTCAGGCGCGAGTTCCTGGCCGAGTACCTCGACTCCGAGAGCGACGACCTGTGGCTCGAGCACGAGCCGCTGCAGAAGCTCGCCCGCGACGGGCAGCTGAACGTCCACCGGCACGACGGCTTCTGGTGCGCGATGGACACCTACAAGGACTTCCAGTACCTCAACGGCCTGTGGTCAGGCGGCGACGCACCGTGGAAGACCTGGTGA
- a CDS encoding polysaccharide biosynthesis tyrosine autokinase — translation MLGERWIVIAVCVGLGMLSAAAVSFGRSPEYTAQTSLFVTTQVVNNPQDAYQGAQLSQDRITSYVELVTGDRVLGETGRRLGLATTPADLAAQVGTSSSPNSVIFGVTATDPSPQRAADIANTVAEVTGEVVGELERPQNDQNLTYVGARVIQPAAVPDTPSSPGAAFLLALGLAVGLVIGVVAAYVRDALDNTVTTSDEAAAIVKAPALGAVLLDPSVPATPLTVHESPNTPISENFRRIRTNLQFVDVDKPRKVVVVTSGVAGEGKSTTTANLATAVASTGRRVLLIEGDLRRPGVSALFGVDRAVGLTTVLSGGLSLGRAVHNWGGGSLDLLPSGVLPPNPSELLGSNQMRTLLHEARVTYDLVLIDTPPVLPVADAAALLPATDGALLLCGYGRTTTQQLSSASHALRAVSGNVLGVILTLVPARRIGRDSGYDGTYESVRDGQAGGTYRHGAAEDSPPRASAGWPRSASASAPRASERTTWVQRPGR, via the coding sequence GTGCTGGGCGAGCGCTGGATCGTCATCGCAGTCTGTGTCGGGCTGGGGATGCTCAGCGCTGCTGCGGTCTCGTTCGGACGATCGCCGGAGTACACGGCGCAGACCTCGTTGTTCGTGACGACTCAGGTCGTCAACAACCCGCAGGACGCCTACCAGGGTGCCCAGCTCTCCCAGGACCGCATCACCTCCTACGTCGAGTTGGTGACCGGCGACCGGGTGCTCGGAGAGACAGGTCGACGTCTAGGGCTCGCGACGACGCCTGCCGATCTCGCAGCACAGGTGGGTACGAGCAGTTCTCCGAACTCCGTGATCTTCGGGGTGACGGCGACGGATCCGTCGCCCCAGCGGGCGGCCGACATCGCAAACACGGTCGCCGAGGTGACCGGCGAGGTCGTCGGGGAACTGGAACGGCCCCAGAACGACCAGAACCTCACCTACGTCGGAGCACGGGTGATCCAGCCGGCTGCCGTACCGGATACCCCGTCGTCACCGGGGGCGGCTTTCCTGCTCGCACTGGGGTTGGCGGTCGGGCTGGTGATCGGTGTGGTTGCGGCCTATGTCCGCGACGCGCTCGACAACACTGTGACCACCTCCGACGAGGCAGCCGCGATCGTGAAGGCGCCGGCCCTCGGCGCGGTCCTGCTGGACCCGAGCGTTCCGGCCACGCCACTCACCGTTCACGAGTCGCCGAACACCCCGATCTCCGAGAACTTCCGGCGGATCCGTACGAACCTGCAGTTCGTCGACGTGGACAAACCGCGGAAGGTCGTGGTCGTCACCAGTGGTGTCGCTGGAGAAGGTAAGTCGACCACCACCGCCAACCTGGCCACCGCGGTGGCGTCCACGGGGCGGCGAGTCCTACTGATCGAAGGTGATCTGCGTCGTCCGGGCGTCTCGGCGCTGTTCGGCGTCGACCGGGCTGTCGGACTGACGACCGTCCTCTCCGGCGGGTTGTCGCTCGGGCGTGCCGTTCACAACTGGGGCGGTGGTTCGCTGGATCTGCTTCCGAGCGGTGTGCTTCCGCCGAATCCGAGTGAGCTTCTCGGAAGCAATCAGATGCGTACTCTGCTCCACGAGGCACGGGTCACCTACGACCTCGTTCTCATCGACACCCCGCCGGTGCTACCGGTCGCCGATGCCGCTGCGCTCCTTCCCGCTACCGACGGAGCGCTGCTGCTCTGCGGTTACGGCCGCACCACGACTCAGCAACTCTCCTCTGCTTCCCATGCGCTGCGTGCGGTGTCCGGAAACGTCCTCGGCGTGATTCTCACGCTCGTGCCCGCTCGGCGTATCGGTCGCGACTCCGGCTACGACGGCACCTACGAGAGCGTGCGTGACGGCCAGGCCGGTGGGACCTATCGCCACGGCGCGGCCGAGGACTCCCCTCCGCGCGCCTCAGCGGGATGGCCGCGTTCTGCGAGCGCATCGGCTCCGCGGGCCAGCGAGCGAACCACATGGGTGCAACGTCCTGGCCGCTGA
- a CDS encoding SDR family oxidoreductase — MGQDQFRQQDPVAQYSAPGSGDRTVEHPGRTADLDVWPDHGERTYRGTGRLEGKKAVITGGDSGIGRAVAIAFAREGADVVVTHLEAEADDAAETASWVREAGRRAVTVPADVRREETCRDIVHRTVDELGGIDVLVSNAAYQMSQDKGLDDITTEQFDRVMKTNVYALFWLAKAAVPHMRPGASIIASSSVQAFQPSVHLLDYAASKAAVANMVQGLGHNLIGRGIRVNAVAPGPVWTPLIPATMDEKKLESFGAQAPMGRAAQPAELAPFYVFLASQESSYMTSEVVGVTGGAPIT, encoded by the coding sequence ATGGGCCAGGACCAGTTCCGGCAACAGGACCCGGTCGCGCAGTACTCGGCACCCGGCAGCGGTGATCGGACCGTCGAGCACCCAGGACGCACGGCCGACCTGGACGTGTGGCCCGACCACGGGGAGCGGACCTACCGCGGCACCGGACGTCTTGAGGGGAAGAAGGCGGTGATCACCGGAGGTGACTCCGGGATCGGGCGGGCGGTGGCGATCGCCTTCGCCCGGGAGGGTGCCGACGTGGTGGTCACCCACCTGGAGGCGGAGGCCGACGACGCCGCGGAGACCGCGAGCTGGGTGCGGGAGGCGGGCCGCCGGGCGGTCACCGTGCCGGCCGACGTCCGGCGGGAGGAGACCTGCCGCGACATCGTGCACCGCACGGTGGACGAGCTCGGCGGGATCGACGTGCTCGTCAGCAACGCCGCCTACCAGATGTCGCAGGACAAGGGACTCGACGACATCACCACCGAACAGTTCGACCGGGTGATGAAGACCAACGTGTACGCCCTGTTCTGGCTCGCCAAGGCCGCCGTTCCCCATATGCGGCCGGGCGCGTCGATCATCGCGAGCTCGTCGGTGCAGGCGTTCCAGCCGTCGGTGCACCTCCTGGACTACGCGGCGTCGAAGGCGGCGGTCGCGAACATGGTGCAGGGGCTCGGCCACAACCTGATCGGGCGAGGGATCCGGGTGAACGCGGTGGCCCCCGGGCCGGTCTGGACCCCCTTGATCCCGGCGACGATGGACGAGAAGAAGCTCGAGTCGTTCGGCGCGCAGGCACCGATGGGGCGGGCCGCACAGCCCGCCGAGCTGGCGCCGTTCTACGTCTTCCTCGCCTCGCAGGAGTCGAGCTACATGACCTCGGAGGTCGTGGGGGTCACCGGAGGGGCTCCCATCACCTGA
- a CDS encoding O-antigen ligase family protein, translating to MAAIVAGVVPIGYAVAALTHRNGSVVGVVLVLVLVALVAAATAPVHVLPSAALVLYAVLPQQLIGYGYFGLTPALVVILFWAVRRWPAAPAVRPDPIHRGWLAARFAAALLVLWTTYLMLVRPPIVSGGGPSAREWLISFAVGTVLVLFVRVSGREADLLVRTLAVVTVAAAVFAVVEVAIQQNPIYMPLYDAVGRGLQLDGGVHRASVGFGHPLYAGTFFTVAFAVFFVRWIDDVPQSLIPLIAAVAGAASTVSRGALAVASVVGAVVTVVRLPQLRRTRSPKPMRLLALAPLAVAAVAASGLLGARTSTGEAARSSEVRGDNVAEAIALARSSGWTGSGPTTADPLTIALSHGAYPMENSLLQILVSLGVPGLVLLLATLALVVAAAARSGAHAGAAGVVAFAAVTAGYNGLEGLLPLHSLLGLVFLLCLAGGQLPARTDSPRTTSPGLRAPRPSNGPV from the coding sequence GTGGCGGCGATCGTCGCCGGCGTCGTGCCGATCGGATACGCGGTGGCAGCACTGACCCATCGCAACGGGAGTGTTGTCGGTGTCGTGCTGGTCCTCGTCCTGGTCGCGCTGGTCGCAGCGGCGACGGCACCGGTTCACGTCCTGCCTTCCGCGGCACTCGTCCTCTATGCAGTGCTACCCCAGCAACTGATCGGCTACGGGTACTTCGGTCTCACCCCGGCCCTGGTGGTGATCCTCTTCTGGGCGGTGCGGAGGTGGCCTGCGGCGCCGGCTGTTCGTCCTGACCCGATCCACCGGGGGTGGCTCGCAGCGCGGTTCGCAGCGGCGCTACTCGTGCTGTGGACCACCTACCTGATGCTGGTCCGGCCTCCGATCGTAAGCGGCGGGGGCCCGTCGGCCCGGGAGTGGCTGATCAGCTTCGCTGTCGGCACCGTGCTCGTACTCTTCGTGCGGGTGTCCGGTCGTGAAGCCGATCTACTCGTGCGGACGCTGGCGGTGGTGACCGTCGCTGCGGCCGTGTTCGCCGTGGTCGAGGTCGCGATCCAGCAGAACCCGATCTACATGCCGCTCTATGACGCGGTCGGTCGGGGCCTTCAGCTCGACGGTGGTGTTCATCGCGCCAGCGTCGGGTTCGGGCACCCGCTGTATGCCGGGACCTTCTTCACGGTGGCCTTCGCAGTGTTCTTCGTCCGCTGGATCGACGACGTGCCGCAGAGCCTGATCCCGCTGATCGCCGCTGTCGCGGGTGCGGCCTCGACAGTGTCTCGCGGTGCACTCGCGGTCGCCTCTGTCGTCGGCGCGGTCGTCACCGTCGTCCGTCTGCCACAGCTGCGTCGCACCCGATCTCCGAAGCCCATGCGGCTGCTCGCGCTGGCGCCCTTGGCAGTTGCAGCGGTGGCGGCCTCGGGTCTCCTCGGAGCACGGACGAGCACCGGCGAAGCCGCACGATCCAGTGAGGTGCGGGGGGACAACGTGGCCGAGGCCATTGCGTTGGCGCGTTCCTCCGGCTGGACCGGCAGCGGGCCGACCACGGCAGACCCGCTCACCATCGCGCTCTCGCACGGCGCCTACCCGATGGAGAACTCCCTGCTGCAGATTCTCGTCAGCCTGGGTGTTCCCGGCCTGGTGCTGCTCCTGGCGACGCTGGCCCTGGTGGTAGCCGCAGCAGCGCGTTCGGGTGCGCACGCCGGAGCCGCCGGTGTCGTGGCCTTCGCCGCGGTGACGGCCGGCTACAACGGCCTGGAGGGGCTCCTCCCGCTGCACAGCCTCCTTGGTCTGGTCTTCCTGCTCTGCCTGGCCGGTGGGCAGTTGCCGGCTCGGACCGACTCTCCCCGCACAACGTCCCCGGGCCTCCGGGCCCCACGACCTTCGAACGGACCGGTGTGA
- a CDS encoding glycosyltransferase family 2 protein, producing the protein MNPTLSTLVVVITYRSGAAVADLAATISGWLIGGSDRAAVFLDNSDDHECVATARAAVDPSVSDRFLAEVAPCNLGFSFGVNHAVELGRARWGEPQVVLLHNPDVATSAQVLDRVVALAEEPGIGVAAPTLLAPDGTVDRGSARRVWNKRRLFATLVGLPALPGLLGTPRRSISVDGPGVHDVDFTSGAYMAIRKEVFGRGLDTRLPMYLEDQEICHRSHALGYRVVVSGDLSAEHVGGVSRKSNTAQRRQLRLMELVVAPCLSLMDTSGVGESPLKLLVAAGGLVRGALAVPAAFGQRRERATWLRDQLTLSVWFVRWAVTPGPIGDVEWNRSTRPTEAG; encoded by the coding sequence GTGAACCCCACTCTCTCCACCCTGGTCGTCGTGATCACGTATCGGTCCGGCGCCGCCGTGGCCGACCTTGCCGCGACCATCAGCGGCTGGCTCATCGGCGGATCAGATCGCGCGGCGGTGTTCCTGGACAACAGTGACGACCACGAGTGCGTCGCGACGGCGCGTGCCGCGGTCGACCCGTCCGTGTCCGACCGGTTCCTGGCCGAGGTCGCGCCGTGCAACCTCGGGTTCTCCTTCGGCGTCAACCACGCCGTCGAGCTCGGCAGGGCACGATGGGGCGAGCCGCAGGTCGTCCTGCTGCACAATCCGGACGTCGCGACCTCCGCGCAGGTTCTGGACCGCGTCGTGGCGCTCGCCGAGGAGCCTGGCATCGGCGTCGCGGCACCGACCCTTCTGGCACCCGACGGGACCGTCGACCGTGGCTCGGCCCGCAGGGTCTGGAACAAGCGCCGGTTGTTCGCGACGCTGGTCGGTCTGCCTGCGCTACCTGGGCTACTGGGGACCCCACGGCGCTCGATCTCCGTCGACGGCCCGGGCGTGCATGACGTCGACTTCACCTCCGGTGCCTATATGGCGATCCGCAAGGAGGTGTTCGGCAGGGGGCTGGACACCCGGCTCCCGATGTATCTCGAGGACCAGGAGATCTGTCATCGGTCGCACGCCCTCGGATATCGGGTCGTGGTGTCCGGTGACCTGTCCGCCGAGCACGTCGGCGGGGTCAGCCGGAAGTCGAACACGGCGCAGCGCCGCCAGCTCCGGCTCATGGAACTGGTCGTCGCCCCCTGTCTGTCGCTGATGGACACTTCCGGGGTAGGCGAGAGTCCACTGAAGCTGCTGGTGGCGGCCGGTGGCCTGGTCAGGGGAGCACTGGCGGTCCCGGCGGCGTTCGGGCAGCGGCGGGAGCGCGCCACCTGGTTGCGCGACCAGCTGACGCTCTCGGTGTGGTTCGTCCGGTGGGCGGTGACCCCTGGCCCGATCGGGGACGTCGAGTGGAACCGGTCGACGCGGCCGACGGAAGCGGGCTGA